The following are encoded in a window of Gossypium raimondii isolate GPD5lz chromosome 13, ASM2569854v1, whole genome shotgun sequence genomic DNA:
- the LOC105781698 gene encoding protein MAINTENANCE OF MERISTEMS-like, protein MSGRSSLLIENYLRKAGFWHVATVSRGWKLDSKIISTLIERWRPETHTFHLPCEECTITLKDVQLQLGLPVDGSALTRSIQSADWGAICYNLLGVILDNIYGGRIEMDWLRYTFLEPGNDSTEVERIRYARAYILEMIGGYLMPDLS, encoded by the coding sequence ATGTCTGGTCGTTCATCACTGTTGATAGAAAATTACTTGAGgaaagcgggtttttggcacgtggccacTGTAAGCCGAGGGTGGAAGTTGGACTCGAAAATCATCAGCACGTTAatagagaggtggagacccgagacgcacacatttcatcttccgtGCGAAGAGTGTACTATCACTTTGAAGGACGTGCAGTTACAATTAGGATTGCCAGTGGATGGGTCCGCACTTACTAGGTCCATTCAATCTGCTGATTGGGGAGCCATATGCTACAATCTTTTGGGTGTGATTTTGGATAATATTTATGGAGGTCGAATCGAGATGGACTGGTTACGATACACATTCCTAGAGCCGGGGAATGATTCGactgaagtagaaagaatacgATATGCTCGAGCATATATCCTTGAGATGATTGGAGGTTATTTGATGCCGGACTTGTCATGA